Proteins from a single region of Candidatus Binatia bacterium:
- a CDS encoding ATP-binding protein yields the protein MGKDPMSELTRVRDVEAGSLAETLVERIRLRVRRRFVWLQSIGALYENAERLEALLENRDAADAEAAWQQSDPAGRALTSVVEVADRAFVTHAARLAQLYSVFALADTEQAVLETALALWLDESLAQLCGVLERRAGRALPSVSLVARLFGGGRPSALNPDQSLLRWGFVNEISSQPCEPPAMTIDSYIARWACGEDVIDPVLTPFATIIEPHDPMDARLLDSAEAAIERVPTGGLRIRLIGANGSGRRTLGAWIARRHGMPLLAIDLSAIEEGWASRVYRAAQRYAHLTGTALAWCGNLTSAFWWPGLLRVPLEFYIGTRDQVATTATLYDASIEVTPLTVAQRARAWRSLAPSSRKWPQDAIEVLARDYPATVGEIAAIGQTQPPDADFAARRLRIARQDRFGGLAQYLESPFEWDDLVIQTSTRVLLEELAYEARARRAFWDRPAARRLFPHGRGLLALFSGPAGTGKTMAAQVLARTLELDLVRIELSAVVSKYIGETSQNIERILARARETQVLLFFDECDSLFGRRTELRDAHDRYANTDTNYLLQAIESYDGVVLLATNQRQNVDPAFIRRIRFSIDFQAPDASHRLEIWQRVIGGLTDGETVEVLRPTFSRYAAELETTGAHIKFATLAAVMLAERDGTAVGPAHLLRGLERELLKDGRAFSERERRRLLYGAA from the coding sequence GTGGGTAAAGATCCCATGAGTGAGTTGACGCGAGTACGCGATGTCGAGGCCGGCTCACTCGCCGAAACCCTGGTCGAACGCATCCGCCTGCGCGTACGCCGGCGCTTCGTGTGGCTGCAAAGCATCGGCGCATTATACGAGAACGCCGAGCGTCTCGAGGCACTACTCGAGAATCGTGATGCAGCGGACGCAGAAGCAGCATGGCAGCAGTCGGATCCCGCGGGGCGAGCACTCACATCCGTTGTGGAGGTAGCCGATAGGGCGTTCGTGACGCACGCCGCCCGCTTGGCGCAGCTGTATTCAGTGTTCGCCCTCGCCGACACCGAGCAGGCAGTTTTGGAAACGGCACTTGCGCTGTGGCTGGACGAATCGCTGGCGCAGTTATGCGGCGTATTGGAGCGGCGTGCCGGCCGCGCACTCCCGAGCGTAAGCCTCGTAGCGCGCCTTTTCGGGGGCGGGCGTCCGTCAGCACTCAACCCTGATCAGTCTCTGCTGCGCTGGGGTTTCGTGAACGAGATTTCCAGCCAACCGTGTGAGCCGCCTGCGATGACAATCGACTCGTATATCGCGCGATGGGCATGCGGTGAAGACGTCATCGACCCTGTACTCACCCCATTCGCCACAATTATCGAACCGCACGATCCAATGGACGCGCGCTTACTCGATTCGGCAGAAGCAGCCATCGAACGCGTGCCAACGGGTGGTCTGCGCATTCGTTTGATTGGCGCGAACGGCTCGGGACGGCGGACGCTTGGCGCCTGGATTGCACGGCGGCACGGAATGCCTTTGCTGGCGATCGATCTCAGCGCAATCGAAGAGGGTTGGGCATCGAGAGTTTATAGGGCGGCGCAGCGCTACGCGCACCTGACCGGTACAGCGCTGGCGTGGTGCGGCAATCTCACTTCCGCGTTTTGGTGGCCTGGCTTGCTTAGGGTGCCGCTCGAGTTCTACATCGGGACGCGCGATCAAGTCGCAACGACCGCGACGCTGTATGATGCGTCCATCGAAGTCACGCCGCTCACGGTTGCACAGCGCGCGCGAGCGTGGCGGTCCCTTGCTCCCAGCAGCAGGAAGTGGCCGCAAGACGCGATCGAAGTTCTTGCACGCGACTATCCTGCAACTGTTGGCGAAATTGCAGCCATCGGACAAACGCAGCCTCCGGACGCCGACTTCGCGGCGCGTCGCTTGCGCATCGCCCGGCAAGACCGCTTTGGCGGCCTTGCCCAGTATCTCGAGTCTCCCTTTGAATGGGATGACCTGGTGATCCAGACGTCGACACGCGTGCTGCTCGAGGAGCTCGCGTATGAGGCACGTGCACGTCGCGCGTTTTGGGATCGGCCGGCAGCCCGCCGCCTTTTTCCACATGGACGCGGTTTGCTCGCGCTGTTTAGCGGGCCCGCCGGGACCGGAAAAACCATGGCGGCCCAGGTGCTTGCCAGGACGCTCGAGCTCGATCTGGTGCGCATCGAGCTTTCGGCGGTCGTCAGCAAGTACATCGGCGAGACGTCTCAGAACATCGAGCGGATCCTAGCGCGCGCGCGTGAGACGCAAGTCTTGCTGTTCTTCGACGAGTGCGACTCATTGTTCGGGCGCCGGACCGAGTTGCGTGATGCGCACGACCGGTATGCAAATACGGACACCAACTATTTGTTGCAGGCGATCGAGTCGTATGACGGCGTGGTCCTGCTTGCCACAAACCAAAGGCAGAACGTCGATCCGGCGTTTATCCGGCGGATTCGCTTCTCCATCGACTTCCAAGCTCCGGACGCTTCCCATCGCCTGGAGATCTGGCAACGCGTCATCGGTGGTCTGACCGATGGGGAGACCGTTGAAGTTCTGCGTCCGACGTTCAGTCGCTATGCCGCCGAACTGGAGACGACGGGTGCTCACATTAAGTTCGCCACGTTGGCCGCGGTGATGCTCGCGGAACGCGATGGAACAGCCGTTGGTCCCGCCCACCTCCTGCGCGGTCTGGAGCGAGAGTTGCTCAAGGACGGGCGCGCCTTTAGCGAACGTGAGCGGCGGAGGCTTCTCTATGGCGCTGCCTGA
- a CDS encoding phage baseplate assembly protein V, whose protein sequence is METKETLDSVVAWVRSHYFGKYRGTVSDTGDSTSRGRLKVKVPALLGDLEVWAMPCTPYAGDGVGFYSLPPSGSGVWIEFEGGDPSYPIWSGCFWADGQLPDQSDENIKIWRTKNTTLRCDDGADEVAISDSSGSKLTLGASDAKLEHGESSVDCSDSSVTVDSNGSEHVVGVEGVNSQSADGAGVDITAVVSINDGAFEVA, encoded by the coding sequence ATGGAGACCAAAGAGACTCTCGACTCGGTGGTCGCTTGGGTGCGCAGCCACTATTTCGGTAAGTACCGCGGCACCGTCAGCGATACCGGCGATTCGACGAGTCGAGGGCGCCTCAAGGTGAAAGTGCCCGCGTTGCTCGGGGATCTGGAGGTGTGGGCGATGCCATGCACACCATACGCGGGCGATGGCGTAGGTTTTTACAGCTTGCCGCCTAGTGGATCGGGCGTGTGGATCGAGTTCGAGGGCGGCGATCCGTCATATCCTATTTGGAGCGGATGTTTTTGGGCGGATGGCCAGCTGCCGGATCAGTCAGACGAGAACATCAAGATTTGGAGGACCAAGAACACAACGCTGCGCTGCGACGACGGCGCGGATGAAGTCGCGATCAGCGATTCGAGCGGATCGAAACTCACGCTAGGCGCGAGCGATGCGAAGCTCGAGCACGGCGAATCATCGGTCGACTGCTCCGACAGTTCCGTCACTGTCGATAGCAACGGATCCGAGCACGTCGTTGGCGTGGAGGGCGTGAACAGCCAATCGGCCGACGGCGCCGGCGTAGACATAACCGCAGTCGTCTCGATCAACGACGGCGCTTTTGAGGTGGCCTGA
- a CDS encoding GPW/gp25 family protein, with amino-acid sequence MVAYPFAIDAGLGILAEEPSYEQHVDQLMKQVLLTAPGERIDRVEFGCGLRRMLFAPNNEVAASLTQITVYESINRWLGDLVSVNNVTVLANDDKLDVTVVYTLRVLGTQHYLNISVGP; translated from the coding sequence ATGGTCGCCTACCCCTTCGCCATCGATGCGGGCCTGGGGATCCTCGCCGAAGAGCCGTCGTATGAGCAGCATGTCGACCAGCTCATGAAGCAAGTGTTGCTTACCGCACCTGGGGAGCGAATCGATCGTGTGGAGTTCGGGTGCGGTCTGCGGCGCATGCTGTTCGCGCCGAACAACGAGGTCGCCGCAAGCCTCACTCAAATCACGGTGTACGAGTCGATCAACCGCTGGCTCGGCGACCTGGTCAGCGTCAACAACGTGACAGTGCTGGCTAACGATGACAAACTCGACGTCACCGTTGTTTACACGCTCAGAGTTCTCGGCACGCAGCACTACTTGAATATATCGGTGGGTCCATGA